The Halarchaeum grantii nucleotide sequence AGCAGCGCCGCCCGCTTCAGCAGGCAGAAGCCGGCGAAGATGACGAGGAAGCCGACGGCCGTCGTCGCGTCGAGCGACTCGCCGAGTAGGAGCCAGCCGACGACGGCGGCGACGACGGGCGCGACGTAGGAGACGAGGTTGATCTCGATGGAGCCGAGGCGCTCGTGTAGGTCGAAGTAGAGGAGGAAGCCGAGCGCGCTCGCGACGACGGAGAGGTAGAGGAGTGCGCCGACGCTCTCGACGGTGAGCGGAATCCGCTGTGATTCGCCGAGCGCGACGCTCGCGGCGTTCATGAGGAGCGCGCCGAAGAGCATCGACCACGCCTCCATCGTCTCGGCGGGGAGGCCGGCGTCGATGCGTTCGGTGAGGACGCTGCCGAGCGCGAACGACGCGGCGGCGCAGAAGACGAGGAGGGGGCCGAGCGCGTTCGACCCGACGACGGCGGAGAGGTCGCCGCTCGCGAACACCTCGGGCGGGACGACGAGGACGGCGACGCCGACGAGGCCGAGGAGGAGGCCGAGCACGCCGAGCGCGGAGAGGCGCGTGCTCGGGAGGAGCGAGCGACTGAACGCCGTCGTGAGCACGGGACTGAGGCTGACGACGACGGCGGCGGACGCGGAGGTGACGCCGGGGAGGTCCTCGCCGACGAAGAGGAAGGCGTGGTAGGCGGCGATGAGGAGGACGGCACCGACGGCGACCGCGAGCCAGTCCGCGCGCGTCTCGGGGCGCCACCGGTCGGTCGCGTACCACGCGTACGCGAGCATCAGGACGGCGGCGACGTCGTAGCGCAGCGCCGCGAAGAAGACGGGGTCGAAGAACGCGAGGCCGGCCTTGATCGCGACGAACGCCGACCCCCACGCGAGGGCGAGCACGCAGAAGAGCAGGAGGGTCCGATATCGGGACACGGCGGAACGATGGCTCCGCCGCCACTCAACGTTTCGATAAGCGCTCGCTCGCGGTGGGCCCCGCGTCGCGCGCCACTCGACCGTCCGCCGCGTCCCACGATGGATGCCGCGTCGAGCGCGTTACGCCGCGTCGCCCGTCCGCTCGCGGTGGACGGCGCGCAGGACGTCCTGTCTGGTGACGATCCCGACGAGGTGCCCGTCCTCGACGACGGGGATGCGATTGACGTCCTCCTCCTCATCGGCGAGCACGCCGAGCACGTCGTCGAGGGTCGCCTCGGGCGTGACCGTCCGGACGTCCGTCGTCATCACCTCGCGGATCGGCTTCCCGGCGTTCTTCGCGAGGTCGAGTTCGACGTCGAGTTCGTCCCACGAGAGGTCGAGGGCGTACGTCAGGCTCTCGAGGAAGGGCGGGAAGCCGAACGGGACGTAGAGCGTGCGGTCGCTCGGCTGGAAGATGTCGACGAGGTCGTGCTCGGTGACGATGCCGACGAGTTCGCTCCCCTCGACGACGGGGAAGCCCGTGAAGTCGCGTCGGGAGAGCTTCGTGAGCACCTCGCCGATCTCGTCGTCGGGCGCGACGGTCTCGACGTCCGTCGTCATCAGCTCGCGTGCGGTGAGTCCCATAGTGACCAGTCGGCGGAGACCGTAGTAGTAGTTGTGGGACGGCCCGAATCGGCGCACGGTTTAAGTCCGAGCGTCAGGTACCCACGAGTATGGCCACCGTGGGCCGCCACCGGCTGCGTGAGCTGTTCGACGACTCACCGACCCCGCATATCGCACACTACCCCCACACGCACCGACGCGATTACTACGTCGCGACGGACGGGTCGTTCGCCCCCGATGGGGGCGGCCTCGGTGTCGTCGTCGAGACGCGGAGCGGCGAGCGCGTCGCGCGCCTCGCGCTCCCGGACGCCGCGCCCGACAACAACGTCGCGGAGTACCGCGCGCTCCACCTCGGTCTCGACGTCCTCGCGCACCGCGCGCCGGCGGACGCGAACGTCGGCGTCCTCGTCGACCACAGCGACCTCGCGGCGGACGTCAACCTCGCCGTCCTCGCCGCGCGCGGCCCCGATTATCGCCCGCTCCGGGACGTCACCGTCCCGAGCGGCGCCGCGAACCACTGGCGCGGCATCCGCGCGCGCATCGCCGGCTTCGGGAAGCTCCGCGCCGCCGAGCTCCCGAGCGGGGAGAACCCCGCGCACGCCCTCGCGAACGCCCCCGAGCAGTACGGGCACGTCAACGACGAGCCCGCGAAGTGTACGCTCCCCGACGTCGAGGCGGACGAGCCCCAGATCCCGCCGCCGAGCCGCGCGAACCGACACGCCGGGGACTGAGGGACTCGGGCGACGACAGGGCGGGCGCGGGCGTCTCGCGCGTGGACAACTATTTTGGTCGTCGGCGTACCTCGGATTCGACGATGCCCTCCACACGATTTTCGCGCCGGCGGCTACTCGCGGGTATCGGCGCGGCGAGCGTCGCGGCCGTCGCGGGGTGCGCATCGCTCCCCGCCGGACCGACGGACGGCGTGACGTCGGTCCGTCGCGCGCACCTCTCGATGCCCGCGACGCCCCGGCCGAACGAGCCGACGGACGCGCAGGTGCTCGCGCTCCGCGCGCACCTCGACGGCCTCGTGACGGCGGCGGAACCGCTCTACGCGCGCGCCGACGACGGCGACGCGCTTCCCGAGGACGTCAGCGTACGGGTCGGCGCGGGCGTCCCGTCGGTCCGGGAGTTCCTCGCGGAGAGCGCGGACGCGCCGGCGTCGATGGACTACGGGTTCGCGCGGAGTCGCGTGTCGTACGCGGGGTTCGCGCTCGGCTACCTGCGGGGCTGGTTCGGACTCGACGACCCGGCTGGCGCCCGCGAGCGCGCTCGGGACGCGCGGGCGTCGCTGACGAACGCGGGCGCGGAGACGCCGCGACGCGCCGACGAGACCCGCGACTATCTCGCGCAGGTCGGGTGGGCGGAGCGCGCCCTCCGGTTCGCGTGGCTGGCGGTCGATCAGCACGACGGCGAGACGGACCGCGACCCCCCGGCGTCGCGGGCGGGCCGAGCGGAGCGAGTCGGGACCCACTATCGGCAGGCCGCGAAGGCGCGGATGCACGCGACGGCCGGCCGCCACTACGCTCGGGAGTACCGACGCGGGCTGTCCGATGGGGCGACGCCCGTCGTCGGCGCCCTCGACGAGCGCCGGGACGCGTTCCTGTCGCGCATCGAGTCGGACGCGCCGCCACGCGGGCGCCCACGGGCGCTCGCCGACCGGTACGACGACCCGGCGGTGGCGGCGTACTACCGCCGCCTCGACAACCCGCGCGGTGCGGTCGCAGAGCAGGCGCATCTCGCGCGGACCGCGGCCGAGCACGGCTGGCACGCGCTCGGCGCTCTCGCGGCGCTCCGGGCGGCGGCGAACCTCGCGGGCTACGAGCACGCCGTGGCGGCGGACGTGTCGACGGTCCGGGACGGCGTCGCGCCCGCCGCGCTCTTCGAGGCGAAGCGGCGGGTCGTTCGACGCGTCGGGGCGCTCGCGGACCGGGACGGCGCGCTCGGCACGTGGCTCGCCGGGGAGCCCGCGCGGCTCGTCGCGGCCGGCGAGGGCTACCTCGACGCGGACGTGATGGACAGCCGCGCGAGCGCCCGCGCCGTCTGCTTCGCGTTCTTCCGGCACGCGGCCGGATACGCGGCGGCGCTCCCGGGACTCCTCGCGCGAGTCGAGAGCGCGTAGCGGGCGTTACTCCTCGGCGAGCGGGCCGACGAGTTCGATGACGTGGCCGTCCGGGTCTTCGACGAACGCAGTGCGCGCGCCCGCTGTGTCGTTGTTCTCGGGTTCCTGAACGACGCCGTGGTGGTCGATGTCGTCGAAGGCGGCGTCGACGTCGTCGACCTTCACGGCGAGGTGGTCCCAGCGGTCACCGGACTCGTCGGGCGTGACGCCCGCCGTCTCGGAGAACTGGAGTTCGACGCCGGCCTCGTCGGCGACGTAGCGGTTCGTCGTGTCGCCGGCCTCGAAGCCCCACGACGCCTCGAAACCGAGTTGCTCGGTGTACCACGCGACCGCGCGCTCGGCGTCCGCGACGTTCAGGCAGGTGTGGAGGAAGGTGGCGTCGGCACCGGTGTCGTCGCTCATTCGTCGTCCTCCTCCTGCGCGTCGACGACGGCGACGCCCGCGAGGTTCACGATGTCCTTGACCTCGTCGCCGCGCTGGATAACGTGGACCGGCTCGTCCATCCCGGTGAGCATCGGCCCGATGGCTTCGGCGCCGCCGAGACGCTGGAGGAGCTTGTAGCCGATGTTCCCGGCCTCCAGGTTGGGGAAGACGAGGCAGTTCGCGGGCCCGTCGAGCTCCGTGAAGTCGTAGGTGTCCTCGACGATCTCCTCGACGACGGCGGTGTCGGCCTGCATCTCGCCGTCCACCTGGAAGTCCACCGTCGGGTCATCGCGGAGGCGTTCGGCAGCCGCCGCGACCTTCTGCGTGCCCTCGGTCTCGACGCTCCCGAAGTTCGAGTAGGAGAGCATCGCGACGCGCGGCTCGACGTTGAAGCGCCGGGCGAGCGCGGCGACGTGCTCGGCGATCTCGGCGAGCACCTCCTCGTCGGGGTCGGTGTTCACCGTGGTGTCCGCGCAGAAGATGACGCGGTTCTTGAACGTCAGCATGTAGACGCCGGCGACGTGCTCGGCGTCCGGCGCGGTGCCGATGACTTCGAGGGGCGGGCGGAGCGCCGACGGGTAGTGGTGGGTGAGGCCGGTGAGGAGGGCGTCCGCGTCGCCCTTCTCGACCATGACGCTCCCGAGGTAGTTCGGGTCGCGGCGGACGAGCTCGGCGGCCTCGCTCTCCGTGACGCCCTTGCGCTTGCGGAGGTCGTAGAGGCGCTCGGCGTACTCGTCGTAGTCGGCCTCCTCGGGGTCGACGATGTCGGGGTCGAAGGCGAGGCCGAGGTCGTCGATGGTGGCGTGGATGGTGTCCGCGTCCCCGATGAGGACGGGTTCGGCGACGCCCTCCTCGACCATCTGTGAGGCGGCGCGAATCATCTTCTCGTCGTCGCCCTCGCCGAGGGCGACGCGCTTCGGGTCGCTCTTCGCCTTGTTGAGGACGACGCGCATCATCTCCCGGCTCTTGCCGAGGCGGGCCTCGAGGCGCTCGCGGTACGCCTCAAGGTCGATGTCCTTCCGGGCGACGCCGGAGTCGATGGCGGCCTCGGCGACGGCGGGCGCGACCTCGAAGAGGACGCGCGGGTCGACGGGCTTCGGGATGATGTACTCGGGGCCGAACTGGAGGGGTTGGTCGCCGTAGGCCTTCACCACTTGGTCGGGCACGTCCTCGCGGGCGAGTTCCGCGAGCGCCTTCGCGCACGCGACCTTCATCTCCTCGTTGATGCCGGTGGCGCGAACGTCGAGCGCGCCGCGGAAGATGAACGGGAACCCCAGCACGTTGTTCACCTGATTCGGGTGGTCGGAGCGCCCGGTGCCCATGATGACGGTGTCGTCGCGGGCGTTCTTCGCCGCCTCGTAGCCGATCTCCGGGTCCGGGTTCGCCATCGCGAAGATGATGGGGTCGTCGGCCATCGAGCGCACCATCTCCGGGGAGACGATGTCGGGCGCGGAGAGGCCGATGAAGACGTCCGCGTCCGTCATCGCGTCCGCGAGGCTGCTCTCGGGGACGTCGCGGGCGAACTCGGCCTTGTACTCGTTGAGGTCGCCGTTCCGGGCGCGCTCCTCGGTGAGGACGCCCGTGGAGTCGCACATCGTGATGTTCTCCTTCGACGCGCCGAGGGAGACGTAGAACTTCGCGGAGGCGATGGCCGAGGCGCCCGCGCCGGAGATGGTGATGTCGACGTCACCGATGTCCTTCCCGACGACATCGAGGGCGTTGATGAGGCCGGCGCCGGAGATGATGGCGGTGCCGTGCTGGTCGTCGTGGAAGACGGGGACGTCCATGCGCTCGCGGAGGCCCTGCTCGATTTCGAAGCACTCGGGGGCCTTGATGTCCTCGAGGTTGACGCCGCCGAAGGTCGGCTCCATCGCCGCCACCGACTCGACGAAGGCGTCGACGTCGTTCTGGTCGAGTTCGATGTCGAAGACGTCGATGTCGGCGAAGCGCTTGAACAGCACGCCCTTCCCCTCCATGACGGGTTTGGAGGCCTGTGCGCCGATGTCGCCGAGGCCGAGCACCGCCGACCCGTTCGACACCACCCCCACCAGGTTCCCCTTCGCCGTATAGCGGTAGGCCTTCTCGGGGTCGGCGTCGATTTCGCGGCAGGGCGCGGCGACGCCGGGCGAGTACGCCAGCGAGAGGTCGCGCTGCGTGTTCGTCGGTTTCGTCGTCGCTATCTCCAGCTTTCCCGGGGGTTCGCGCTCGTGGTACTCGAGCGCGTCTTCGTCCAATCCCATGTCCACTACGGCGACGCGGCGGGCCAAAAACCTATGGACTGCGTCGAGACGGTGGTTCGTTGTTCGTCGAATTCCGTGTCTGGTGTGTGTCGGCCGTCGAACGACTCGGCGCCGGAGTTGCCGCAATTTATGTAGACCCCGGCCGATTGCGTGGATATGGACAGACGGAGTTACCTCAAGGCACTCGGCGCGAGCGGCGCGGCGCTCACGCTCGCCGGCTGTACGTCGAACGGCGGTGGCGACGGCAGTACGACGACCGGGAGCACGACGACCGGAAGCACGACGTCCGGCACGCAGCAGACGCGGATCGTCGCCGGCACCGCGCCCGGCTTCCAGCCGTTCGAGATGATACAGGACGGCGAGCTCGTCGGCTTCGACATCGACCTCCTCGAGGCCGTCGTCGAGCAGGCGGACGGCTACACCCTGCAGGGCTGGGAGCAGTACGAGTTCGGCTCGCTCATCCAGGCGCTGACCACGGACAAGATCGACACCATCGCCGCCGGGATGACGATCACCGAGAAGCGCAAGGAATCCATCGGGTTCACGAACCCCTACTGGGACGCGAATCAGGCGCTCCTCGTCCGCGAAGGGTCGAGCTTCCAGCCGCAGTCGCTCGAGGACCTCGCCGGCCACAAGGTCGGCGCGCAGTCCGGGACGACCGGCGAGGGCCTCATTCAGGACCTCATCGACGAGGGGACGCTCGCGGAGTCGAACTACAACGCCTACCCGAAATACCCGCTCGCGGTCTCCGACCTCGAGAACGGCAACATCGACGCCGTCGTCATCGACACGCCGGTCGCCGAGACGTTCGTCGACAGCCGCGACGTCGTCGTCTCCGCGACCGTCGACACCGGCGAGCAGTACGGCTTCGGCGTCCGCCAGAACGACGGCGACCTCGAGTCCGCGCTCAACGGCGGCCTCGAGGCCGTCCGAGACAACGGCACGTACGCCGACCTGACCAAGAAGTGGTTCGCCTCCGGCGGTACCACGACGACGAGCGAGTAACTCCATGACCGCCGCCGCGCTGCCGCTCGCCACGTCCGACTGGACGTACGTCTGGCAGAACCTCGGCACGCTCCTCCGGGGCGTCTGGCCCGCCGTCCAGCTCACCGGGGCCGCGCTCCTCGCGGGATTCCTCGTCGGCGTCCCGCTCGGCGTGCTCGAAGTGTACGGCGGGCGGCGGAGTGCGTGGCTCGCCCGGAAGGCCGGCGTCGCCGTTCGCGGGACGCCGATCCTCGTCATCATGTTCATCACGTACTTCGGGCTCGGGCTCTCGCCGGCGTTCGTCGCCGCGACGGCCGCGCTCGGCGTCCGGAGCGCCGCCTATCAGGCGCAGGTGTTCCGGGGCGCGCTCCAGTCCATCGACCGCGGCCAGATGGAGGCCGCGCGCGCCGTCGGCCTCTCGAAGCTCGGCGCCATCCGGCACGTGATGATCCCGCAGGGGCTCCGACGCTTCGTCCCCGGCTTCCAGAACGAGTACACGATCGTCCTCAAGGACACCAGCATCGCGTTCGCGATCAGCTACACGGAGATATTCTACCAGATGTACAACCTCATCCCGCAGCAGACGACCGCGACGCCCGAGTTGTTCGTGACGGCGGCCGCCGTCTACCTCGTGTTGACGCTGGTCGGGAACCGAGTCCTCGACTACGTGGACGACGCCTTCGGCGTCCCCGGCGGGGGTGCCTCACAGTGAGCGAGACCGACCACCTCCTCACCGCCGAGGACCTCCAGAAGAGCTACGGCGACGAGCGCGTCCTCGACGGCATCGACTTCACGATGGACGCACAGGACGTGCAGGTGCTCATCGGCCCGAGCGGCTCGGGGAAGTCCACGCTCCTCCGGTGCGTGAACCGCCTCACCGAGTTCGAGGGCGGAACGATCAGCCTCGACGGCGAGGACGTCATGGCGATGGACGTCGACGAGCTGCGCCGGCAGGTCGGGATGGTCTTCCAGGACTTCAACCTCTTCGCGCACCTCACCGCGCGGGAGAACGTCGCGCTCGGCCCGCGTCGCGTCCTCGGGAAGTCGAAGGCGGACGCGAACGAGCGCGCGCTCGACGAGCTCGAACGCGTCGGCCTCGCCGACCAAGCCGACTCCTACCCGGCGGAGCTCTCCGGCGGGCAGAAACAGCGCGTCGGCATCGCTCGCGCGCTCGCGATGGACCCGAAGCTCATGCTCTTCGACGAGCCGACGTCCGCGCTCGACCCCGAGCTCATCGGCGAGGTCCTCGGCGTGATGCGCGAGCTCGCCGACGAGGGGATGACGATGCTCTGCGTCACCCACGAGATGGGGTTCGCCCGGCAGGTCGCGACGGACATCATGTTCCTCGAGGACGGCCGCCTCGTCGAACACGGCGACCCCGAGCAGCTGTTCACGGACCCGCAACACGAACGCACCGAGCAGTTCCTCCGCCGGCTCACCGACCTCCACGGCGGCGGGTCGGAGTCGTAGATGTCCGCAGCACGCGAGCGCCGTCACGCCGACCTGGAGCGCGGCCTCACGTACGCCATCGGCGGCGCGATCTGGCTCTGGCTCTGCTTCCGGTGGCTGAACTCGTGGCTCGGCGGCGTCGTCGTCGGGCCGACGGAGCCGCTGGTCCCGCAGTCGTTCGCCACGGCGACCGAGTCGCTCGGCGCGACGCTCGGCACCGTCGCGGACGGCGTCCCGCTCGTCGCGACCGGCTTCGACTTCGTCGGCTGGGCCGTCGGGATGGTCGGGTTCGCGAGCCAGCACGGTCCGCAGCTCGCCGTCGCGGCGTGGCTCACCGTCGTCCTGACGGTCATCAGCACCCTCGTCGGGCTCGTCATCGCGGTGCCGCTCGCGGCGGCGCGCGTCTACGGCCGCGTCACGAAGTACGTCGCGCTCGTCTACATCGAGCTCATTCGCGGGACGCCGCTCGTCGCACAGCTCTTCTTGCTCTACTACGGCGCGCCGTTCCTCTCGAAGTTCATCCGCGAGGTGCCGGGCGTCGGGCAGGGCATCGTCCCCGCGCAGGCCGTCTGGATCGCCATCATCGGCTTCGTCATCAACTCCTCGGCCTATCAGGCGGAGTACATCCGGGGCTCGGTGGAGAGCGTCGACCCCGGCCAACTGACGGCGGCGCGCGCCGTCGGCCTCGACAAGCTCGGCGGCATCCGCCACGTCGTCCTCCCGCAGGCGCTCCGGTACGCGATCCCGTCGTGGACGAACGAGCTCGTCTACCTCATCAAGTACAGCTCGCTCGCGACGTTCATCACCGTCCCGGAGATCTTCACGCAGGCGGACGCGATCGGCTCTGAGACGTTCGCGTACACGAACGCCTACGTCCTCGCGGCCGTCTTCTACCTCGTGCTCGTCGTCACCGCGTCCTACGCGATGTCGAGAGTGGAGGCCGAGGTCGCGATTCCGGGCGTCGGCAGCAGCGACGCCGGGCGCTAGCGATACGTCCCGAAGCCGACGCGCTCGGTGACGTTCACCGCCGTCCACCCGTCGTGCGAGCCGGTCAGCTCGACGCTCCCGTACTGGTGGTACTCGTTGCCCGTCCAGCCGCCGGCGAACCACCAGTTCGAGCCGGTGAACGAGACGAACACCTCGACGCTGGCGTTCGCCGGCGCGTCGTAGTCGGCGTAGACGGCGCTCTCGACGTGCCGGCAGGTGGCGTCGCCGGCGCCGGGGTCGTCGCAGGACACCTCGACGGCGTTCCGCCGCGGGACGAGCACCGGTTCGTCGCCGACGGGCGAGCGCGTGTCGATGGTGTGGTTCGTGCGGAGCGTCACGACCACCGTGTAGGGGTCGGTGACGCTGTGGTTTCCGGGCACGGGGGCGGGGTCGGCAGTCGTCGTCGGACCGTCACCGGTCGGGAGCGGCGTCGGGTCGGAGACGGTGCGCGTCTTCGCGGGGATGCGGGCGGCGGTGACGGCGAGCATCGGGCCCGCCGAGGTGTCGACGACCGCGTAGGAGAGGTTCGCGTCGCGCGTGACGCTGGCGTTCGGGACGCTCCCGGGGTCGACGACCGCCGCGCCGACGCGCGTCTCGTTCGCCTCGGCGGGCACGGGGAGGTAGAGGGTCGCGTTCGTGAGCGTCGCGTTCGGCGTGACGCTCGCGCGGTACTCGTACTCGTGCGTGTACGACTCCTCGACGGGCTGCGTGAAGTTCCAGAAGAGGACGACGGCGCCGCCGACGACGGCCGCGAACACGACGAGGGCGACGGCGACGACGGCGACGACGGTCCGACGAGCGGGCATACGCGCACGGACACCGGTCAGCGTGATGAAGGTTTCTCAGAACTCGGTAACGACTTCGACGCCCGCCGTCCCGTAGTCGTCCATCGCGGCGAGGCGGGCGGGCACGGCGTCGAGCGACACCTCGCGGGTGACGAGCGCGCCCGGGTCGACGGCCGCGCCGGCGACGAACCGGAGGAGCGCGGGATACGCCGTGGGGCTGAGGCCGCGCGCGCCCACCCAGTCGAGTTCGTCGCGCGTCATCGCGTCCGTCGGGAGCGCCACCTCGCCCGCCTCGGCGTCCGTCGTGAGGCCGATTTGGACGTGCGTGCCGCCCCGCCGGAGCGAGCGGGCGGAGTTCCGACAGGTCTCCGCGCGCCCGAGGGCGTCCACGGAGACGTGCGCGCCGCCGTCGGTCACCTCGCGAACGGCCGCGTCCGCACTCGCGGGTCCGCCGTCTTCGCTCGCGTCCACGAGTTCGGCCGCGCCGAGGTCGGCGGCGAGCGCCAGCGGTTCCTCGCGCACGTCGACCGCGACGACGGTCGCGCCGCGCGCCGCCGCGATCTGGACGGCGGACAGGCCGACGCCGCCGCAGCCGTGGACGGCGACCCGGTCGCCCGGGCCGACCGACGCGCGCTCGACGAGACCGTTGAACGCGGTGGCGTAGCGACAGCCGAGCGCGGCGGCGTCCCGGGCGGAGAGCGCGTCCGGGAGCGCGGCGAGGTTGTAGTCGGCGTGCGGGACGGCGACCCGTTCGGCGAACGCGCCCGGCACCGAGGGCTCGAAGCCGAGCGCGTACCCGTCGGAGCAGCGGTTCCCGTGCCCGGTCACGCAGTGCTCGCAGGTGCCGTCGCCGAGTGAGAACGGGACGGCGACCCGGTCCCCGACCGCCCACTCGGTGACGCGCTCACCGACGGCGCTGATCGTGCCCGCGGGTTCGTGGCCGAGCACCTGCCCGCGCTCGACCGCGTCGTCCGCCCACTCGCCGTGGCCCTTCCAGGCGTGCCAATCGCTCCGGCAGACCCCGCAGGCCTCGACGTCGACGACGACGCCGTGCTCGGGCGGCGTCGGTTCGGGGACGTCCTCGATGGCGAGCGGGGCGTCGTACTCGCGCAAGACGGCGGCCTTCATGCGTGGTGGTGCGCGCGCGGACGGGAAAAGCGTCGCCTTCGTCCCCGCCGAGAGGACGGAAGTCCGAAGCCATTTGTAGCGCCTCGCCCTCCCATGGCCCATGAGCGACGCAGACGCCGGGAGCGAGGGCGAGTACGTCCGAACGGCGGAGGAAGTCGAGAACGCGCGCCAAGACGTCATCGCGGTGAACAACGCGGACGAGCCCGAGGGGCTGGTCAATCGCCTCGACGCCCACACGGGCGACGGCGTCCGCCACCGGGCGTTCACCTGCGTGCTCTTCGACGAGGACGGGCGCGTCCTCCTCGCGCAGCGCGCCGCGCGCAAGCGCCTCTGGGACACCCACTGGGACGGCACCGTCGCCTCCCACCCCGTCGAGGGCCAGTCGCAGGTCGAGGCGACGGAGGAGCGCCTCGAGGAGGAGCTCGGCGTGACGCCCGACCAGTACGACGACCTCGAGGTCACCGACCGCTTCGAGTACAAGCGCCACTACCTCGACGAGGGCGTCGAGTGGGAGGTCTGCGCGGTCCTGCAGGCGACGCTCCACGACACGACGCTCGACCCGGACGAGGCCGAGGTCGGCGGCGTGCTCTGGGCGGACTACGAGGACCTCTGGGAGAACCCGCGCCACTACCGCCAGCTGCGCTTCTGCCCGTGGTTCGACATCGCGCTTCGCCGCGACCTCACGGGCGACGCGGACCCGGACGCCGGCGGCCCTCGGGAGTGACCGTGGTTCCGTAGGAACCACGGAGAAACGAGCGGGGAGGGACGACCCGCGAGTAACCGTCGCGCCGAGCGCGAGCGAGGAACCACGAAAAGGCGAGCGCTGACCGGCGGGAAGCGCGAATGACGCGGTTCCTGCGGAGCCGCGACGAACGCGAGC carries:
- a CDS encoding DMT family transporter: MSRYRTLLLFCVLALAWGSAFVAIKAGLAFFDPVFFAALRYDVAAVLMLAYAWYATDRWRPETRADWLAVAVGAVLLIAAYHAFLFVGEDLPGVTSASAAVVVSLSPVLTTAFSRSLLPSTRLSALGVLGLLLGLVGVAVLVVPPEVFASGDLSAVVGSNALGPLLVFCAAASFALGSVLTERIDAGLPAETMEAWSMLFGALLMNAASVALGESQRIPLTVESVGALLYLSVVASALGFLLYFDLHERLGSIEINLVSYVAPVVAAVVGWLLLGESLDATTAVGFLVIFAGFCLLKRAALLAELRRVGVLD
- a CDS encoding amino acid ABC transporter permease; the protein is MTAAALPLATSDWTYVWQNLGTLLRGVWPAVQLTGAALLAGFLVGVPLGVLEVYGGRRSAWLARKAGVAVRGTPILVIMFITYFGLGLSPAFVAATAALGVRSAAYQAQVFRGALQSIDRGQMEAARAVGLSKLGAIRHVMIPQGLRRFVPGFQNEYTIVLKDTSIAFAISYTEIFYQMYNLIPQQTTATPELFVTAAAVYLVLTLVGNRVLDYVDDAFGVPGGGASQ
- a CDS encoding CBS domain-containing protein; the protein is MGLTARELMTTDVETVAPDDEIGEVLTKLSRRDFTGFPVVEGSELVGIVTEHDLVDIFQPSDRTLYVPFGFPPFLESLTYALDLSWDELDVELDLAKNAGKPIREVMTTDVRTVTPEATLDDVLGVLADEEEDVNRIPVVEDGHLVGIVTRQDVLRAVHRERTGDAA
- a CDS encoding amino acid ABC transporter permease, which gives rise to MSAARERRHADLERGLTYAIGGAIWLWLCFRWLNSWLGGVVVGPTEPLVPQSFATATESLGATLGTVADGVPLVATGFDFVGWAVGMVGFASQHGPQLAVAAWLTVVLTVISTLVGLVIAVPLAAARVYGRVTKYVALVYIELIRGTPLVAQLFLLYYGAPFLSKFIREVPGVGQGIVPAQAVWIAIIGFVINSSAYQAEYIRGSVESVDPGQLTAARAVGLDKLGGIRHVVLPQALRYAIPSWTNELVYLIKYSSLATFITVPEIFTQADAIGSETFAYTNAYVLAAVFYLVLVVTASYAMSRVEAEVAIPGVGSSDAGR
- a CDS encoding ribonuclease H, translated to MATVGRHRLRELFDDSPTPHIAHYPHTHRRDYYVATDGSFAPDGGGLGVVVETRSGERVARLALPDAAPDNNVAEYRALHLGLDVLAHRAPADANVGVLVDHSDLAADVNLAVLAARGPDYRPLRDVTVPSGAANHWRGIRARIAGFGKLRAAELPSGENPAHALANAPEQYGHVNDEPAKCTLPDVEADEPQIPPPSRANRHAGD
- a CDS encoding VOC family protein, with translation MSDDTGADATFLHTCLNVADAERAVAWYTEQLGFEASWGFEAGDTTNRYVADEAGVELQFSETAGVTPDESGDRWDHLAVKVDDVDAAFDDIDHHGVVQEPENNDTAGARTAFVEDPDGHVIELVGPLAEE
- a CDS encoding NADP-dependent malic enzyme, translating into MGLDEDALEYHEREPPGKLEIATTKPTNTQRDLSLAYSPGVAAPCREIDADPEKAYRYTAKGNLVGVVSNGSAVLGLGDIGAQASKPVMEGKGVLFKRFADIDVFDIELDQNDVDAFVESVAAMEPTFGGVNLEDIKAPECFEIEQGLRERMDVPVFHDDQHGTAIISGAGLINALDVVGKDIGDVDITISGAGASAIASAKFYVSLGASKENITMCDSTGVLTEERARNGDLNEYKAEFARDVPESSLADAMTDADVFIGLSAPDIVSPEMVRSMADDPIIFAMANPDPEIGYEAAKNARDDTVIMGTGRSDHPNQVNNVLGFPFIFRGALDVRATGINEEMKVACAKALAELAREDVPDQVVKAYGDQPLQFGPEYIIPKPVDPRVLFEVAPAVAEAAIDSGVARKDIDLEAYRERLEARLGKSREMMRVVLNKAKSDPKRVALGEGDDEKMIRAASQMVEEGVAEPVLIGDADTIHATIDDLGLAFDPDIVDPEEADYDEYAERLYDLRKRKGVTESEAAELVRRDPNYLGSVMVEKGDADALLTGLTHHYPSALRPPLEVIGTAPDAEHVAGVYMLTFKNRVIFCADTTVNTDPDEEVLAEIAEHVAALARRFNVEPRVAMLSYSNFGSVETEGTQKVAAAAERLRDDPTVDFQVDGEMQADTAVVEEIVEDTYDFTELDGPANCLVFPNLEAGNIGYKLLQRLGGAEAIGPMLTGMDEPVHVIQRGDEVKDIVNLAGVAVVDAQEEDDE
- a CDS encoding transporter substrate-binding domain-containing protein, giving the protein MDRRSYLKALGASGAALTLAGCTSNGGGDGSTTTGSTTTGSTTSGTQQTRIVAGTAPGFQPFEMIQDGELVGFDIDLLEAVVEQADGYTLQGWEQYEFGSLIQALTTDKIDTIAAGMTITEKRKESIGFTNPYWDANQALLVREGSSFQPQSLEDLAGHKVGAQSGTTGEGLIQDLIDEGTLAESNYNAYPKYPLAVSDLENGNIDAVVIDTPVAETFVDSRDVVVSATVDTGEQYGFGVRQNDGDLESALNGGLEAVRDNGTYADLTKKWFASGGTTTTSE
- a CDS encoding amino acid ABC transporter ATP-binding protein; the encoded protein is MSETDHLLTAEDLQKSYGDERVLDGIDFTMDAQDVQVLIGPSGSGKSTLLRCVNRLTEFEGGTISLDGEDVMAMDVDELRRQVGMVFQDFNLFAHLTARENVALGPRRVLGKSKADANERALDELERVGLADQADSYPAELSGGQKQRVGIARALAMDPKLMLFDEPTSALDPELIGEVLGVMRELADEGMTMLCVTHEMGFARQVATDIMFLEDGRLVEHGDPEQLFTDPQHERTEQFLRRLTDLHGGGSES